A single genomic interval of Alcaligenes sp. SDU_A2 harbors:
- a CDS encoding lysophospholipid acyltransferase family protein: MLAALLRLAARLPLPALHLLGQAIGRLVYAFPGRYRRRLQANCRQAGYDDPAFFRRAAGQTGAMILETPRVWLHPQACLARCTVDDVALLRATHAEGRGVLYLTPHLGCFEITARYLVGLGPLTVMFRPPRQAALEPLMVQARELPGLHAVPANMKGVREFVRAFRQGQSVGMLPDQVPSGGDGVWAPFFGRPALTMTLAGKLARQSDVPVIVTAAERLPKGRGWHIHTLRLPEPLPQDPIALSTLINQSMETLIRRFPEQYLWGYNRYKVPHDAPPIPSDPTP, translated from the coding sequence ATGTTAGCGGCTCTCTTGCGTCTGGCGGCTCGCCTGCCCCTTCCTGCCCTGCACCTGCTGGGCCAGGCAATAGGGCGTCTGGTCTATGCCTTTCCTGGGCGTTATCGCCGCCGCCTGCAAGCCAACTGCCGCCAGGCCGGCTACGATGACCCGGCTTTTTTTCGCCGGGCCGCCGGGCAGACCGGGGCCATGATTCTGGAGACCCCGCGCGTCTGGCTGCATCCGCAAGCCTGCCTGGCACGCTGCACCGTGGACGATGTGGCGCTGCTGCGCGCCACCCACGCCGAAGGCCGGGGCGTGCTTTATCTGACCCCGCATCTGGGCTGTTTCGAGATTACCGCCCGCTACCTGGTGGGTCTGGGCCCGCTGACCGTTATGTTCCGCCCGCCTCGACAGGCTGCACTGGAGCCATTAATGGTGCAGGCGCGCGAGCTGCCGGGCTTGCACGCCGTGCCCGCCAATATGAAAGGCGTGCGCGAGTTCGTACGCGCCTTTCGCCAAGGCCAGTCCGTGGGCATGCTGCCCGATCAGGTGCCCAGCGGCGGCGATGGCGTATGGGCTCCGTTTTTCGGCCGCCCTGCTCTGACCATGACGCTGGCCGGCAAACTGGCCCGCCAGTCCGATGTGCCGGTCATCGTCACCGCCGCCGAACGCCTGCCCAAGGGCCGTGGCTGGCATATCCACACCTTGCGCCTGCCCGAACCGCTGCCCCAGGACCCGATCGCCTTGTCCACCCTGATCAACCAATCGATGGAAACCCTGATACGGCGTTTCCCCGAGCAGTATCTGTGGGGCTACAACCGTTACA